AGCAAGGATACCAATAGGGCGCATGGGAGAGCCTGATGATATCGCAACGGTTGCCCTGTTTCTAGCATCTGATGCGTCCTCTTATATAACTGGAAGCTTTGTGGTTATTGATGGCGGGATGCTGCTGGTATAAGAAAGCAAAGTAGGCATTGTTAATTATTTGTTAACAAGTGTTCATTATTAATAAACACGCCTGCTTAGTGCGAGAATGCCAAATAAAACAGGCACACAGCAGAAGTTTATGTTAGAATAAGTAATTATCCTGTGCTGCAGAATTGTTTATATTTGGTCGGTGATCCAGTATGAGCGAGCTTATGAATATTGACGAGCTTACGGCTTACCTTAAGCTAAGCCGTGAAACAATAGAGGGCCTTCTTAAGTGCTGAGACTTTCCTGTGAATGATATCGGCGGTCAGAGCTGGTTTAAGAAAGAGGAAGTCGACGAATGGATGGCCAAGAAAGGTAGAAAGGCTGGTGGAGGAAGAGTGTCTCAGCTTGACATTCTTAAAGGCGATATTGATCCATTAACAAAGCGCATTGCTTTTGTAGCTATTTT
The nucleotide sequence above comes from Bacillota bacterium. Encoded proteins:
- a CDS encoding SDR family oxidoreductase, which gives rise to MLVNAIGPGAVRTPGTTGGGAIASEVLQSLTARIPIGRMGEPDDIATVALFLASDASSYITGSFVVIDGGMLLV